AAAGTCTACAGCGGCGTCCAGAAATCGGACGGCCTGTTGCCGACGTGTAAGAATACGGTGCTCGACCTCATAATCCCACTGGTCGCGTATCTGGCCTTTTTCTGTGGCCTGATGCAGTTGCTGATCGACTCGGGCGCTTCTGAAAAACTCGCTCGGAAATTGAGTCCGGTTTTCGTGAAAGTGTTCCCTTCCGTTCCGAAAAACCACGAGTCTATTTCGTATATGACGCTGAATTTTGCCGCGAATTTCCTCGGGCTCGATTCAGCCGCGACTCCCTTCGGACTGAAGGCGATGCAAAGCCTCCAGGAGCTCAACCCGGATAAAGACCGAGCCAGCGATGCCCAGATCATGTTTATGTGCCTGCACGCGGCGGGCCTGACGTTGATTCCGACCTCTATCATCGGCTACCGGGCCGCCGAAAATGCTGCCAATCCGGCTGATGTGATGCTCCCGTGCATCATTACGTCGTTCGTGGGTACTATCGCCGCTTTCCTGATTGTGGGCATCCGCCAACGGGTCAACTTCTTTAACGGCGTGTTGCTTTCGGCCCTAATGGGTGTGATTGGGGCGATTGTCGGATTGCTGTACTACATCAATGGCCTTGACCTCATCGGGAAGAACGAATTTACATCGAACCTGTCGGCGCTGTTGCTAATCGGGATCATCGTGTTCACCTTACTGTTCGCGTGGCGGCATGAGAAGAAATTCACGGCACTTGACACGACGGTATTCGACTCGTTTGTGTCGGGCGCGCAAAACGGATTGAAGACGGGCATGACGATTTTTCCTTACGTACTCGGTATGCTGGTCGCCATTTCGCTTTTCAGGAACAGCGGTTTGTTCGAAATCATCAGCCACGGAATTTCGGTTGCGTTCGCTTCCATCGGTGTCAGCCCCGAAGTGACGGATTCACTTCCTGTGGCGATGCTGCGCCCCTTCAGTTCAGGTGGTTCGCGCGGCTTCATGATCGATGCGATGCGACAGGCCGGGCCTGATTCGTTTACGGGCCGATTGGTGTGTATCTTCCAATGCAGCGCCGAAACCACCTTCTACGTCATTGCGGTCTACTTTGGTTCGGTGAAGATCAAGGATACCCGCTATACACTTCCGACTATGTTGTTGGTGGACCTGATTTGCGTGGTGGCCGCGATTTTTGTGGCGGGGTGGTTTTTCTGATATGAAGAGTGGTCTGTACATCGCCTTTTCGGTTTTACTGCTGTCGTGTCGGCAAGACTCGGCCGTAAAGCCTGTTATGGAAGAGGCTCCTGTAATCATGGCCCCTACCCAGTTGCCCCCGGCTTCTGACACGCTTAGGTTCGAAAAACCTGCGCCGGGTGGTCCGGATGATATCCTGATTTATGTTTTGAAGGACGAGGAGGTTCCGGATAGGGGCCGCCTTCTCGACGTCCGATTCGATTTCCGCCTGAAAGGACATGTCGTGTATAGCGAACGGCTAAAGGTCGACGACAATCGGTCAGAGCGCGGCGAGTGGTACCTCTCGGAAGGTTATTTCGACTCAAAAGGTGACGGCGGCGATCCGCACATATTTGCCTTAAACTTTGGATACGGCGCCTGTGGCTACACACAAACGGTGTTTATCTACCATACGTCTAACGGCAAAATCCTGCCGTTTGACCGAATTGACTGGATGACAGACAGCGGTTACGGCGTGCGCCCCGCCTTTACACCTGTTTATGTAAACGGTGCTTTATCAGAAGTGGGTGGGTGTATGATTGAGGTGGAGCCCGACACGCTGGCCGCCAATGAGAACGGGGAACCCTTGCTGATTTCCTATCGCGATTCTGTATCCTATGAACTACGCAATCTCCGATGGACTAAGAAATATATAACAAAAAAGGAATCCCATACAGGCAAGAACACAGCAATTTCGAGACGTATTATGGAACCGAATAACATTTTTGACACCAAGACGAATGCACAACTGATCGCCCGTCTTTCCGGCCTGCGGGCCGCTACTGTGCCCCTGTGGGGCAAAATGAACGCTTCGCAAATGGTACTCCACTGCCAGAAACCACTGGATGTGGCGCTAGGGAATCTAACCCTCAAACCGGGACTACTTGGGTTTCTGTTTGGAAAATGGGCGAAAAACAAATTCCTGAAGGAACAGGGATTTGGGAAAAACAGTCCTACCGCACCGCAGTTTCGCGTGCCGGGGCATCCGGACTTTGAAGCAGAGAAAAACGTCTTACTCACATTGGTGAAACGTTTTGGAGAGGTCGGGCCCTCGGTGATTGCGAACAAGACCCATCCGTTTTTCGGACGTATGACCGATGCGGAATGGGGACAGTTACAGTACCTCCACCTCGATCATCACCTGAAGCAGTTCGGACTCTGACTATTTAAATAACAGCGGCAGGAACTCGGTAAGATACATCCGCCAGTTGGCCCAATTGTGGCCGCCTTCGCTTTCGCGGTAGGTATACTTGAAGTCAAGTGCGTCGAGTTTTTTGCGAAAATCCTGAAAGGGAGTATAGAGGAAGTCGGTCTTCCCCATTCCCATCCAATACAACTTATAGCCGTTGCGCTTTTGCAGCGCCAGCTTGTCGTCGAGGTTGGTATACAGTGACACGTTGCCGTTCTTTGGCTCGATGGTCGCCGCCGAGAAGAGTCCCATATAATCGAAAGTATCCGTATAATTCGCCGCTATATACAAGGTATGGAAGCCTCCCATTGACAGGCCCGCCAGGGCACGGCTTGACTTTTCGCGACGGATGCGGTAGTTGGTCTCGACAAACTTCATCAGGTCGCCGAAACTCTCTTCGAATTTGCCGTTGAACACATCCGGTCCGCCGAACTGTGGCACGTAGGGCACCGGCGATTTTCCGGGAACGGCCGCGTGGCTTGCGTGCCCATTCGTCATGACGACAATCATGGGTCGTGCTTCCTTCCGGGCAATAAGGTTGTCAATGATTTCGGCCGCGCGCCCGAGTTCCAACCACGCCTCTTCATCACCGCCTACACCATGCATGAGGTACAATACCGGATAATTGTCTTTTGATTGTTCGTAGCCCGGCGGAGTATACACCGACAAGCGTCGCTGTTCGCCGATAGTCGGCGCGTCGTACCAACGAAACGCTACCGTTCCGTGCGGTACGTTGCCCGTGCGATACAGGTCGGCGCGGCCACCCGGCACTATAAAGAAGTTCAGGACGTTCATGGCGTCACGCACCAGGTTCAGGTTTTTTGGGTCATGGGCCGGCACGCCGTCTACGATGAATTGGTAGCTGTACATTTCCGGCTCCAATGCGGTCGATGAGACTGACCAGATGCCCGAGGCGTCCTTTGTCATGTCGGCAGCGGCCCATTCGGGTTGGGTAAAGTTTCCGACTATCTTGACCGATTTGGCGTCAGGTGCCTGCAACCGGAAGGTCACCGTATGGTCGGCGGCGATTTCGGGTGATACGATCTCTTTTTGGTTCTGCGCCCAAAGCGGGAAAGCAAAAAGGCACATCAGGGCAAGGGTTTTCATACTAAACGGGAATAAAAAAGCCGGATACTTCCGGCCTAATATACGATTAATCGATGAGCATTTCGGGTATTTCCCCCTCGATAATGAGGTCGGCCTCGGTGGCTTTGATGATGTCTTCCACCGAAACACCCGGTGCCCTTTCGAGGAGTTTGAAGCCGTTGGGTGTAATTTCCAGGACGGCCAGTTCGGTGACGACTTTACGCACGCAGCCCACGCCCGTAAGCGGCAGGGTGCAGCGTTTGAGGATTTTCGATTCGCCTGCCTTGTTGACGTGCATCATTGCGACGATGATGTTTTCGGCTGACGCTACAAGGTCCATGGCGCCGCCCATTCCTTTGACCATTTTCCCGGGTATCTTCCAGTTGGCGATGTCGCCGTTTTCCGATACTTCCATCGCGCCGAGGATAGTCAGGTCGACCTTCTGGCTGCGGATCATCCCGAAACTGAAAGCCGAGTCGAAAAAACTGGCGCCCGGTAATGTAGTAATGGTTTGTTTACCTGCGTTGATGATAT
This genomic interval from Flavobacterium sp. HJ-32-4 contains the following:
- a CDS encoding nucleoside recognition domain-containing protein; this encodes MVLSRFWLGIFISSIVFIFISLFTGGNYTLDFLLNGKKDDPILIAEHYRNDLPKSLRDSLVLSGKEKEKTYVVNRDTLDADTTYVYKNKTVKVYSGVQKSDGLLPTCKNTVLDLIIPLVAYLAFFCGLMQLLIDSGASEKLARKLSPVFVKVFPSVPKNHESISYMTLNFAANFLGLDSAATPFGLKAMQSLQELNPDKDRASDAQIMFMCLHAAGLTLIPTSIIGYRAAENAANPADVMLPCIITSFVGTIAAFLIVGIRQRVNFFNGVLLSALMGVIGAIVGLLYYINGLDLIGKNEFTSNLSALLLIGIIVFTLLFAWRHEKKFTALDTTVFDSFVSGAQNGLKTGMTIFPYVLGMLVAISLFRNSGLFEIISHGISVAFASIGVSPEVTDSLPVAMLRPFSSGGSRGFMIDAMRQAGPDSFTGRLVCIFQCSAETTFYVIAVYFGSVKIKDTRYTLPTMLLVDLICVVAAIFVAGWFF
- a CDS encoding DUF1569 domain-containing protein, encoding MKSGLYIAFSVLLLSCRQDSAVKPVMEEAPVIMAPTQLPPASDTLRFEKPAPGGPDDILIYVLKDEEVPDRGRLLDVRFDFRLKGHVVYSERLKVDDNRSERGEWYLSEGYFDSKGDGGDPHIFALNFGYGACGYTQTVFIYHTSNGKILPFDRIDWMTDSGYGVRPAFTPVYVNGALSEVGGCMIEVEPDTLAANENGEPLLISYRDSVSYELRNLRWTKKYITKKESHTGKNTAISRRIMEPNNIFDTKTNAQLIARLSGLRAATVPLWGKMNASQMVLHCQKPLDVALGNLTLKPGLLGFLFGKWAKNKFLKEQGFGKNSPTAPQFRVPGHPDFEAEKNVLLTLVKRFGEVGPSVIANKTHPFFGRMTDAEWGQLQYLHLDHHLKQFGL
- a CDS encoding esterase, producing the protein MKTLALMCLFAFPLWAQNQKEIVSPEIAADHTVTFRLQAPDAKSVKIVGNFTQPEWAAADMTKDASGIWSVSSTALEPEMYSYQFIVDGVPAHDPKNLNLVRDAMNVLNFFIVPGGRADLYRTGNVPHGTVAFRWYDAPTIGEQRRLSVYTPPGYEQSKDNYPVLYLMHGVGGDEEAWLELGRAAEIIDNLIARKEARPMIVVMTNGHASHAAVPGKSPVPYVPQFGGPDVFNGKFEESFGDLMKFVETNYRIRREKSSRALAGLSMGGFHTLYIAANYTDTFDYMGLFSAATIEPKNGNVSLYTNLDDKLALQKRNGYKLYWMGMGKTDFLYTPFQDFRKKLDALDFKYTYRESEGGHNWANWRMYLTEFLPLLFK
- a CDS encoding CoA transferase subunit B; translated protein: MALGKEEIAKRIAKEVKDGYYVNLGIGIPTLVANYVRHDISVEFQSENGVLGMGPFPYEGEEDADIINAGKQTITTLPGASFFDSAFSFGMIRSQKVDLTILGAMEVSENGDIANWKIPGKMVKGMGGAMDLVASAENIIVAMMHVNKAGESKILKRCTLPLTGVGCVRKVVTELAVLEITPNGFKLLERAPGVSVEDIIKATEADLIIEGEIPEMLID